In Alteribacter lacisalsi, a genomic segment contains:
- a CDS encoding phytoene desaturase family protein, giving the protein MASQERKKIAVIGAGPGGLAAAMMLTYKGFSVDVYEKQAYIGGRTSRHTVGDFSFDLGPTFFSMPHILEEIFEASGKNLHDYVNLVKLDPMYELDFDGMKIRATSNREKMKEHIEDLFPGYGSRYEQFMTDTRKKMNRLLPMLQNRHGSLFDYARLRSLKALPELEVGRSLYDVLGRYFDDERLRLSFTFQSKYLGMSPWDCPGAFSILSYMEHEWGVYHPVGGLSRLTEAMGRVVEEHGGTIHTNAGIKSLILDGRKVTGLQLDSGESVTADEVVMNADFAHAMTNLVDEGAVRKYSRKSLEKKNYSCSTFMIYAGINKPVDLGHHTIFFSGDYKRNVEEITKTRLLSEDPSVYVHHASATDSTVAPEGKAALYILAPVPNNFSGIDWDEKKEEFRDLVWDLVEKKTGQKLRDSLEVEDVLTPLDWEHQKHVYKGATFNLAHNLGQMMYFRPHNKFEALEGLWLTGGGTHPGSGLPTIFESARITSSGLMEKYGKAGVTV; this is encoded by the coding sequence ATGGCGAGTCAGGAAAGAAAAAAGATAGCCGTAATCGGGGCAGGGCCTGGAGGCCTTGCGGCAGCGATGATGCTTACATATAAAGGATTCAGCGTAGACGTTTATGAAAAACAGGCCTACATAGGAGGAAGAACATCCCGGCATACGGTGGGGGATTTTTCGTTTGACCTCGGACCGACATTTTTCAGTATGCCGCATATTCTGGAGGAGATTTTTGAAGCTTCAGGTAAAAATCTTCATGATTATGTAAATCTTGTAAAGCTTGATCCCATGTATGAACTGGATTTTGACGGCATGAAGATCCGGGCAACGAGTAACAGAGAAAAGATGAAAGAGCATATTGAAGACCTGTTCCCTGGTTACGGATCCCGTTATGAACAGTTTATGACAGACACGCGGAAGAAGATGAACAGACTGCTTCCTATGCTTCAGAACCGGCACGGAAGCCTGTTTGATTATGCACGGCTCAGGAGCTTAAAAGCGCTTCCTGAACTGGAAGTTGGCCGTTCCCTGTATGATGTGCTGGGCCGTTATTTCGACGATGAGCGGCTCCGCCTTTCGTTTACATTTCAATCCAAGTACCTCGGCATGTCACCGTGGGACTGCCCGGGAGCTTTCAGCATTCTATCCTACATGGAACACGAATGGGGCGTTTACCACCCGGTCGGCGGTCTCAGCAGGCTGACAGAGGCTATGGGCAGAGTGGTGGAGGAACACGGCGGAACCATTCATACGAACGCAGGAATAAAAAGCCTGATCCTTGATGGCAGAAAAGTGACCGGCTTACAGCTCGACAGCGGAGAATCCGTAACGGCAGATGAAGTTGTCATGAATGCGGATTTTGCCCATGCCATGACAAACCTCGTGGATGAGGGAGCAGTAAGAAAATATTCACGCAAATCCCTTGAAAAGAAAAATTACTCCTGCTCCACGTTTATGATTTATGCAGGCATTAATAAACCGGTTGACCTGGGCCATCATACCATCTTCTTTTCGGGAGATTACAAAAGGAACGTAGAGGAAATTACGAAAACCAGGCTATTGTCAGAAGACCCATCCGTATATGTGCACCATGCATCGGCAACCGATTCCACGGTAGCACCGGAAGGGAAAGCGGCGCTGTACATTCTGGCACCGGTGCCGAATAACTTCAGCGGAATCGACTGGGACGAAAAGAAAGAGGAATTCCGGGATCTCGTCTGGGATCTGGTAGAGAAAAAAACCGGTCAGAAATTAAGAGACAGTCTTGAAGTGGAAGACGTGCTCACACCGCTTGACTGGGAACACCAGAAACACGTCTATAAAGGGGCAACGTTTAATCTGGCCCACAATCTGGGTCAGATGATGTATTTCCGCCCGCATAATAAATTCGAAGCGCTGGAAGGTCTGTGGCTAACCGGAGGGGGAACGCATCCTGGGAGCGGACTCCCGACAATCTTTGAATCTGCGAGAATAACATCTTCAGGCTTGATGGAGAAATACGGAAAAGCGGGGGTGACAGTATGA